In one window of Armatimonadota bacterium DNA:
- a CDS encoding Gfo/Idh/MocA family oxidoreductase, with product MLRVAVVGCGHWGPNLVRNFSQLPASRVAAICDLDPDSIERALRLAPDARTTTSHRELLDRDSIDAIAIATAAPTHYDIARDSLLAGKHVFVEKPMCLNAAEAGALVELARQRRRVLMVGHLLKYHPAIAYLKEYVESGRLGEPLYFHSQRLNLGEVRRDENAMWCLAPHDIAVAGYLLGREPTTVAAVGQSYLRRPVQDVVFLTMHYGDGMLAHVHVSWLDPHKIRRMTIVGSRQMAVFDDMEASEKVRIYDKGVDFPNGDYHSHDAALSLRVGDIFIPKIETIEPLRAECQHFVDCVTNGAHPRTDGEEGVRVVRVLEAAERSLSTGGQVVSVEAPPMAARTGALHGD from the coding sequence ATGCTACGGGTAGCGGTCGTCGGATGCGGCCATTGGGGCCCCAACCTCGTACGCAATTTCTCGCAGCTGCCGGCGTCACGGGTCGCGGCGATCTGCGATCTCGACCCGGACAGCATCGAACGCGCGCTGCGGCTGGCGCCCGACGCGCGAACGACCACGAGTCACCGCGAACTGCTGGATCGCGATTCGATTGACGCGATAGCCATCGCGACCGCAGCCCCCACTCACTATGACATAGCGCGCGACAGCCTCCTCGCGGGCAAGCACGTCTTCGTCGAAAAACCGATGTGCCTGAACGCAGCCGAGGCGGGAGCGCTGGTCGAGCTTGCGCGGCAGCGACGCCGCGTGCTCATGGTCGGCCATCTGCTCAAATATCACCCGGCGATCGCATATCTCAAGGAATACGTCGAGTCGGGGCGCCTGGGAGAGCCGCTCTACTTCCACTCCCAGCGTCTCAACCTCGGGGAGGTGCGCCGCGATGAGAACGCGATGTGGTGCCTCGCGCCGCACGACATCGCTGTCGCGGGCTACTTGCTCGGGCGCGAGCCGACGACGGTTGCGGCGGTCGGCCAGAGCTACTTGCGCCGGCCGGTTCAGGACGTGGTCTTTCTCACCATGCATTACGGCGACGGCATGCTCGCCCACGTCCACGTGAGCTGGCTCGACCCGCACAAGATTCGCCGCATGACCATCGTCGGCAGCCGGCAGATGGCGGTGTTCGACGACATGGAGGCGAGCGAGAAGGTGCGGATCTACGACAAGGGGGTTGACTTCCCCAACGGCGACTACCACAGTCACGACGCCGCGCTGTCGCTGCGGGTGGGCGACATTTTCATCCCCAAGATCGAGACGATCGAGCCGCTGCGCGCTGAATGCCAGCACTTCGTGGATTGTGTCACGAACGGCGCGCACCCGCGCACCGACGGCGAGGAGGGAGTGCGCGTCGTGCGCGTGCTCGAGGCTGCGGAGCGCTCGCTCAGCACCGGTGGCCAGGTCGTGTCGGTCGAGGCGCCACCGATGGCCGCGCGCACCGGCGCGTTGCACGGAGACTAA